The segment GGAAGAAAGGCGCGTGGGTGGGAGAGAAGATTTGGGTAGTGTCCTTGACCCAACAGGAATGGGTAGTGGAGAGGGGCATTTGGGTAGCCAACAAATCTGTTGGGTGGAATATGTAGTCTGCTGGAGTAGATTTTTAACCCTCCACTACTCAGATTGGGAATAGGTAGTCCATTTAGAACAACTCCAACCAATCTCTCAAATTTTGCCTCCCTATTTCTTCAAATGAGAGTCCCTCATCCATATTTTATCCTCTACTTCTCGGGGTACTCCAACCGTCCCTAAATTCTCTACTTTTATATTGCATTGTCAATCCAATTTATCGGTCCTACTTGTCAGCTCTATAGAAGAGAGAAAGGAAGATGAGAGAGAGGATGAGGGACTCCAACATGTGGGGGCTCCAAGATAGAGAAATGAGAGCCCTTTATCCATTGGGGCTTAAATAGGGGTTCGGTTGAAGAGGTTTTTAATGTGTTTAAGCTTTCAAAATAGGATTAGGGCTCAAGTAGGAGTTTAGTTGGAGTTGgctttagggcactcacaatgcaagactctatcacagagtccaagacaattaattacatattatttatagtattttgcttatgtggcagcatatttactgaagaaagaggtagaaaaaataagactccaagtcttatttagactctaaatccatattgttcgaggtaataaataactttagactttatAATAgaatctgcattgtgagtgcctttAATCGGCTGGAGATGGTCTAGGGGCCGGAGGAGGGTGCTCGCAATAGAGGAGGGTGACAAAGCGGGTCGTACTCGTACGTACCAGAGCGGAGGAGTTGTTGGGCTGTTTCATCTTTTGTTGGGCCCAAGAGAATTAGGATATTGGGTTGTAGCGTGTGAGTAAAGCAGGCTTCTTTTGcctttctttgttcttattatttttttttatttccattttgttttctttccttgctactatatatttttagtttttgattatttttttataatttatattttatttttcttgtaattctctttttttatgttttcttggattttcttattttttattttacccTAATTAATTGTTTAATTTTTTGTGTAcccttttattttctatatttcaCGAGGTACATATGATATGTTatgttctatgatatattttattttttcataCTATATCTATTAAAAATATATTATGATATGTTCACGTAGTATAAACACGATGTCCCATAGTGTATATTTAATTATTCATTATCCATGGGATGTTCTGAATATATTTTACACATCATAGAGTTCGGACCATACTTGCTCGTTCGTATGCTACACATCCATTTGTGTTCTTCGTTAGGCCGCTAATTTCTTTACTAGGCAGCACAACTGCACGTAtgtgcatttttttttgttatttgtGTGGTTTACAACACATATCAAACCATTTTGTTTTGCTTAACTATATATAGAAATAATTTGCGTATTTATCATGTGTCTTTATGCATTTGTGTGTGTTACATCGCATACCAAAAAAAAGTTGGCTTTTGTAACTATAAGAAAAAAATTTATGCATCACATTTCTTATAGTTCAAGCGTCTAAACAATTTTGCCTTTTGTCCttccataaaaaaataaaatttatttattgTGATTTATGCTAATAGATTTGGACCGTTGGATGGAGATCTAATTGTTGTTAGCTATCGCTTGAACAAATGCTATATTTTAGACACCTGAAATATAGCATATCCCTTTTGTGCATTTATGTTGTGTATTCTATATTACACGCGGACTAAAACATTTGGATTTGCTTAActataaaaataattttttcGTTTGACATATCTTCGGTTACATCATACTACCATAACATTTATCTTTCCTTAACTATACAAATAATTTATGTATTTGTCATGTGTCTTTTGTATTTGTGTGGATTACATCATGGACCAAAAAATTTGGTTTTACTTAACTATAGAAATAATTTATGCATTTTTAATGTGTCTTTTGCATTTACTAGCAAAATAtctgtgcgttgcaacgggagaaaaaactacaaatctatatttatatctctattacctaattatatatatatatatatatatatatatatatatatatatatatatatatatatatatatatatatatataatagagatatagatatagatttgacAGAGGAGGCGGGGGGTGACTGGTCAgagctcgacgacgacgaggactcCGTGGAGCTGGTGGtagggcgccgccgcgccgcgtcGCTATCGCTGAATGGGGTCGTAAACGGGACGCTCAAGGTCCGAGACGCAGTGTGGAAGCAGACCACCaggtaaacaaaaaaaattagacaAAAAGGACATATAACAACACTATATGGAGACGGTAAAAAAAGATCTATCTAGATGACATTCAGTTGTTTTAGCCTCTCTTGTCAACTGAATTTTTTTTCATACACTTAAACTATCTTTTAGCTATATTTACACTGACTTATTATTGTATTTATAATGACTTTTTTGGTGTAATTTATTGGACATAGTGGTGTAATTTGAGGATAATACAAATATATACCAAATCTTTCTTTACAAATTATTTCTATGGATTTCAGATACCATAGAAATATATGTCAAAATATTTACAAATTATGCACaaatttcagaaaaaaaaatcagacaTCAGAGGAAGAGGAGAACTGAGCGCAGAGCTCCATCGTTGGTGTGTGGCAGCATGAGGCCTCTGGTCACCATTACGAGCTGGGATTACATGCTCATATGCACCACGTCGGGCAGCCGCACTTGTCTGCGAACGTCTTTCTTTTTTTGACAAGGAGCCTGCGAAGGTCGAGCTCCTGCAGCGTATCCAGTGGCGGACCCAGAAATTAGGAGCAGGGTATGCGCATggtaaaaattttttggattaacGACACAAAATATTTAAATATGCTTAGATAAAAGATACATGTAGTTCAAATGCATTGCAtatctataaattttattttgtaaTTGAAAATGACATTTAATAGAACCaacaaaggaaaaaggaaaaggatttGAGTTTTATTACCTCTAAGTCCAAGCAAAGGGGGCGTCATGGCCAACTGGCCGCGCGGCGGCACGGGGACGCCCGATGCCGGGGAGCGGAGCCGCCGAAGCGGCGGTGCGGGGACGCCGGCAACTTGAGTGTCCGCACAGGCCGCAGCGCCTGCCTGCGCGTCAGTGGCGATTCGCGAGCGGCGGCGCGCGGTGAAAGCGGCGGCGAGTGGTCGAGAGTCGCGGAAGCGCCTGCCTGCGCGTCAGTGCGCGGCTGCCCTACCCCTACGGACTAGGCCTGATGGTTTTGGGATTTTGGGGGAGTGGGGAAGTGAGTGAGAAGGTTAGATGAGTCATGGACCGTCTGGATTCGCGTGGCTTATGGGACTGCTTTTGAGTTAGAGGTGAATTGCTGAATAAAATGATCCAGAAACACAGAGAAACGTAATTTTAACATCTTATGTATATTATACATGTATATATCTCAAATACCTATTAATTTTTTTCCAAAAATGTAGGGTATGCCCGGGATTCCGTCCATGAGCGTATCCGTGAACGAGTTGTGCCATCGTCACATTCACATCCGCGTGCAAGTGTACCCACCCTCGAGGAGGAGCAGGGCGCCCAGTGCGAGACTGCTAGCTATCTCGTTGTCCACACATGGTTGTGCCGCGGCAGAGTCCCGTCGACAGCCGGtcgagcacgcgtacgtgcGTGTTGTCAATCAGCTGAGCGCCGAACCGTGCAAATCGGACGGCCGACAATCAGCTCAGCGCCCAATCAAGCCCAAAATCGAAAGGCCCAAAAATCGGTTGACCCAAACCATGGAAATAACCAGTTGGTGGCAGACAGAAAAATAgtaggcagactgaaattttcacaattaaGTATTAGGGATAGATAGAATAGATGTGGGTTACATCGCATACCAAAAAAATTTGTGATGTGTCTTCACAAAATCATTATACGAATCACATGAACATGTAAtctgttttcatatatatttggaATACTATTCTTCTGGATCGAGAAGCAGACATGCATCACCGTGGCCTCTATGTTCAAGTCTAATACAACCTTGGCACCTTGCAAAGCACACTCGGATTAGCTGGGACTGGTTTTCGAGAGTGGAAAATAGTCACAGGAGATCAGAAAGAGAGCGAAATGCTGTGGCGAAAAACTCGTGTTCGTGCAGCTAGCGAAACGTACATCGCACTACTCTTTTTCCTTGAAAAAATAACACGGCGTGTTGTATCAATCAAACATACTCCCTTCGTATAAGATTTAGATGTTTAGGACAACAACATGGTCTTTAAAACACAACTTTaacatcttatttttataaaaatattaaaatacttttataaaaatatttttcgagaaaaatatatttatataattttcacatttataaatttaataatataaaatatttatgatttatattcccaatatTTAATCCAAATCTTGTTTAAAATGACATCTAAATCTTATATGGAGGAAATATAGCTCAAGCGAACATACTTCTATTTTTGTCTCTCTCTCGAAAAGATAACACGGCGTGCACAACGAATCCACAGCCACGGCAAGCCGCAGCTTTGAAGCCGGAGACTCCAAAGCGGCGCAGATTTCAATGCACGACGACCTCAGCGCTGGATCCCTCCGATTCGATCGGTGAGCTACCATTTCAGGGACGTACGGAGCACTCGAGCTCCATCCTGCGACCGGCCCGGAGTTGTAGTAGCCCTGCCGTTAACCCCAGCGTAGATGCGCGCGCGCCCACACACACCGCGCGTGCACGCTACCTGCTCAGCCAACGGCCCAACGCCGCGCTCcatggttgcagggcagaggccAGCGGTGAGCCGGTGACCCAAATAAAGCATCGTTTAgatttcaaaaactttttacattttgatatttatagtatttttatttatatttgataataattatctaattataaaataattagatttaaaaattaTCTTAttaattacaaataaactatctaattaattatttttatttatatttaatattctatttatatgttgtaagattcgatgtgtcgaaaaatattaaaaaaattttggatacaAGGCCTAAAAAAAACCGGTGCGGGCCGGAAGCCACAGGCAGTCTGCCCACCCACCGCCCACCGCCGCTTCATAAATCATAACACCGCCGCTCGCTcgcggccgccgccaccaccaccaccaactcgtGCGTGCCTGCGCCTGCCTCCCCTCCACCCACATCCACGGGCGCGCGGCAGAGGTCAGAGGAGCAGGGAGCGCCGATCGGTCGAGCGAGGATGGGCAACTGccaggcggcggaggcggcgacgGTGGTGGTGCAGCACCCGGGCGGCCGCGTGCAGCGCCTCTACTgggccaccagcgccgccgaggTCATGCGCGCCAACCCGGGCCACTACGTCGCGCTCGTCACGCACCGcgccgacgccgagaagctGTCGCAGGGGGAGCAGCACAGGCACGGCGCGCGCGTCACGCGGGTGAAGCTGCTCAAGCCCCGGGACACGCTGGTGCTCGGCCAGGCGTACCGCCTCATCACCGTCGCCGAGGTCACCAAGGCGCTGCAGGCCAAAAAGGAGGAGAAGACCCGGAGGGCGCAGCAGCTGCAGGTAGTTCAGCCGAAGCACGCCGGCGGGAGGACGGGCTCCGGTGACAACTCGCTGCCGCAGCAGGTTGCGGATGACAGCCTTGATCAGGTACTGCTTCTGCTTTCTGATCACCATCCATTTCCAATGGTTGCTTGCGGCACAATCTCTTGGGTCCTCTGTTTTTCTGTTCATCCCAGCTCTGTTCTATAGCGTCTACTACTCTACTATAAATCGGATTACGACATCCATGGATTTGATTTTAGATGTTCTCAGTGTATCCATTCATTCATGTTCTTCGATCAGCCCAATAGTTCGTACTACATGCCCAAAACATTGTCCAACAAAAAGATTGACAGTATCATTACCCGCTTGACGTTCTGTTCTGAATATTTGGTTGTAATTCTAGTCTCACAGTTTCTCTATGACTATGAGCACACAAGTCCAGTACAAGTTTTCCTTCCTGCCACAAATTATGTGTTGTTTGACTGATAAATAAGAGTAGGTGATAGCCTTTCGGAAGGATAAGAATTGATAAGTACCTAGTAATTGTCTAGGTAACTTGGCTTACGTAGCTTATTCCAGTTGATTGATATTTCTATATTTAGCTGCCCACCCTCCTAATTATCTATACCTTTATGCGCCACTAGTACCTACCTAACCAACCAATTTGATTGCAAAGGATATCACTATAAAGTAATCTAATCGATGATCAAGATACAAGGAATAATTCGAATAATTTACTCAAAACATGGTATAATGGCTGGGTTATACTTAGAAAAGGCAGGCAAATTATTCTGGAGCAAAACTAGGTAATATCAATCATAGTAATAGCTTTGTCACATCTTGCTTTTTTCCTCACATCACATGGAAATGGTGGGGATGGGATGCACCGAAATTTGTTTCAGCTGCCTCCTGATATCAAATATTTTAGAAAACTATGTTTGACATTCTGCGATCCAATAAGACAGTCAGATGGGCGAAGaatatgcatggaacatggaTGCATGATGCTAGCAGGAAGGCCAAGAATCCACTAATTCATTGCTAATGAGCACTAACAGACagacaaaaaaaaacactaGATGTTGTTTGCAGTCGTCATTTGATGTTTAAACTAGCTTAGCTCAACAAGATAGATTATCTCATCTTCTGGTTACTCTACTGCCGTCATCTAACTTCAACTGTCGCGACAGCAGGAAAAGGACGGCCAACGGAGCAGCTC is part of the Sorghum bicolor cultivar BTx623 chromosome 10, Sorghum_bicolor_NCBIv3, whole genome shotgun sequence genome and harbors:
- the LOC8065546 gene encoding uncharacterized protein LOC8065546 isoform X1 — encoded protein: MGNCQAAEAATVVVQHPGGRVQRLYWATSAAEVMRANPGHYVALVTHRADAEKLSQGEQHRHGARVTRVKLLKPRDTLVLGQAYRLITVAEVTKALQAKKEEKTRRAQQLQVVQPKHAGGRTGSGDNSLPQQVADDSLDQQEKDGQRSSSSSAAHSGARHRHWRPSLHSIAEVSS
- the LOC8065546 gene encoding uncharacterized protein LOC8065546 isoform X2 is translated as MGNCQAAEAATVVVQHPGGRVQRLYWATSAAEVMRANPGHYVALVTHRADAEKLSQGEQHRHGARVTRVKLLKPRDTLVLGQAYRLITVAEVTKALQAKKEEKTRRAQQLQVVQPKHAGGRTGSGDNSLPQQVADDSLDQEKDGQRSSSSSAAHSGARHRHWRPSLHSIAEVSS